The uncultured Methanolobus sp. sequence TGATAAGCTGAAAGCTGGTGATATTGTCTATCTCAGCGGGACCATGTACACTGCAAGAGATGAAGCCCATGCAAGGATTCTTGAAATGGCGGCCGAAGATAAAGAACTTCCATTTGATCTTGAGGGTGCAGTAATATATCATTGCGGTCCGCTTATGAGAGAAAATGAAAATGGCTGGGAAGTCGTTGCTGCCGGACCGACCACCAGTGCAAGAATGTCAAAAATGACACCTGAAGTCCTTAATGTTCACTATGTACGTGCCTTTGTGGGTAAAGGAGGCATGGATAACGTTACAGAATCCATGAATGGAAAATCCGTTTATCTGGCATTCACCGGAGGATGTGCGGCCCTTGCGGCTATGAGTATTGAAAAGGTGAACAAGGTTCACTGGCTTGACCTTGGAATGCCTGAAGCTGTCTGGGAGCTGAAGGTTGAGAACTTCGGTCCTCTGGTTGTGGGAATCGATTCACATGGCAGTGATCTTTTCACAGATGTAAGAAAAAAAGCACTGGAAGCTTATTCTAAAATAGAATAAACCTTCCTTTGATCATTTTATTTTGTTTATTCTTAGATTTAGATCACAAAAGTGAAAACCATCCAGGCAACCAGTGTAAGGATGATGGAGTGCTTCAGGCCCTGAAACACAGAACCTTCGCCCATCTGTCCTGCCACAAGTCCGCTCATAAATCCCTGTATCACGCCGGTATGCATCATAAGACGTGTGTACTTTGCCGGGTCAAATGCACCGATGAACTGGCTCCCGGCGCCTGCTGACTGTGCAGCTTTTCCTGCTTCCGCCATTGTGGGTACGAATGTGGATGTTAGCATTCCAATTACAAAAAGGAACACAAAGAACGACATGTAACTGATGACAACATATACCATCATGTTGCCCCGTCTCTCACGCTCCAGTAATTTTACTTCCCTTGCATCACGTGCAGCAGCTTCAAGAACCGAGGCAACACGGCCTCCTGCTTTACTTGCCTGTGTGATAAGAGAAACCGATCTTACTATTATCGGAGTTGACACCCTTTTTGCAAAATTCCGAAGTGCTTCTTCAAAAGACACACCCCATGACATCGAAGCATCCATGACCTGAACTTCCTTTGTCAGGGCTCCGTACTCTCCTTTGGCAACAGTATTCACAGCCCTTGGAAGAGTAAGTCCGGCTCTGCTCATTTCAGAAATATCTCTGAGGAAAGTTGGCAGGTATTCCTCAATGGTATCTGTCCTCTTGTACTTCTTATGGAATGTTATGGCAGGCGGGGTGATTGAAATAAGCACCGAGAATATAATCACGTCATCGATGATCGGTGTGCCCCAGGTCAGCATAAGACCTGCAAAAAGGAATACAAGCCCAACAGGCACACTCAGGATAAAAGTATATTCAGGATAATATGACAATGTCAGGACAGGGTTTTTGATAAATTCCCGGATAATCACATTCTTCTTTGATTCCTCTATCCGTGTATCTATCAGACTGTCCTCCAGTTCACTTAGTTCTTCTTCTGTAAGCGAGTCACGTGACCTGGCATCCGACCCGAAAATCTCCTTAATTTCCATTTTAGGCCTCCGGAGTAAGAGTACTGATAAGAACAACGTACATGATACTCCCAATGGGTATCAGTGCGTAGATAATCACATAAAGGAATATAAGTTGCGCATTTCCCATGATGGACATGATTGAGATCACCACCACAAGAAAAAGTGGTCCGGCAACAAAAGCAGTTACATAAGTTTCTCCCAGAAGACCAAGGGTTTCCAGGAATTCTTTCTGGTTCTGGCGGTTCTCCAGGATGAATTGTTCAGTCTTGATCTGGAAGTAAGGCTCAAGCTGCCCTCCTGAAGTTACCACAGTGATGGCACCCTGCAGGAAATCCTGCAATGCCGTGGACGGCGTTGTCACAGAAAGATTTTTCATGGCAGTCACAAGGTCATAACCAAGAATCTCCAGGTCACGCACAAGATACCTGCACTCAACTGCCATCTCCCCATAGATGTCATTATTTGCAAGTGACCTGAAAAGATCAACAGGAAGAACTCCTGCACCGGACATGGCTGACATATAATTTACAGCATAAGGTAACATGCTGTCAATTCTTCTTTTCCTGTCACCGGCCATAATGGATGGGTACAGGACAAAGAGTTTGTAAACAATTAAAAATACAACAGCTGTTAATAAAATCCCGAAAAACACACCAAGAACAATGGATTTGTATTGAAGATATGGCGCCATCCATCCTGGTAACATAATTCTGGTAGGTTTCACCTCAGGAACACCAAGGGCTAAAAACAGGAACGAAACCCCAAGCAAAGCTGACAGTGCACAAAGGATCGAACTCAGGAGCGCACCGGACATGTAGACATCATATGCCATATCCGCTCTGTTTTTCAGGAGGTCATGACGCAGGCCAAAATAATCAATCCTCTTCTTTTCATAGTATTTTCCGAAAAGATTGTAAGCAAAGATAAAATACGGATTAGCCATACAATTCCTGCCTTACGAGTTTCATTATCATTTCAGGTTCGCGGTTATAGCCCACGACGATCTTTGCAAAGTCTCTGAAGTGCGTGATGCTCTTGTCACGTGCCCATTCAAGTATGTCCTGTCGCTGTTTTAGTTCATCACGGACTCTCTCTTCAGTCCATCCGCGGTTTTCCATCACACTTTCAATAATATAGGAACGTCCGGAATACTGGAACATGTCACGTGCAGCATCCCATACGAAAACGTCATTTGTAAGCAACTCACCAGTTCTGGGATCTACGCCTACTATTTCAGTAAGGCTCTTGCACCTTCTGACGCGTTCATCGCCAACCTTGACCTGTACCTGGATAGCTACAAGATCAAGTGCCTGTATCATAATTCTTGGTACATTGATTGGTGGGTTTTCCAGTCTGTGTACGACGGATTGCACCGAATCTGCATGCATTGTTGAGAATGTGGTGTGTCCTGTGGACATTGCCTGGAACAGTACATAAGCTTCGGCACCTCGCACCTCACCCACCAGGATGTATTCAGGTCTTTGTCTCAAAGATGCCCTGAGAAGTTCATACATCTCAATGGAACCCTTGTCCTCTCCGGCAAATGCCTGTCTGGTTACACCGGGAATCCAGTTCGGATGTGAGAGGTTCAGTTCCCTTGTATCTTCAATGGAAACAATTTTCATTTCCGGCTGAATGAAAAGTGAAACCGCATTCATGGCCGTTGTCTTACCGGAAGCGGTTCCTCCGGCAAATACCAGGCTTTTACTTGAATCAACAGCCAGCCACATATAAGCCATCATAGCTGTTGAGAATGTATGGAATTCTATCAGGTTGGCAGGAGTTATTGGATTGTCCTTGAATCTCCTGATAGTAAAAGTACTTCCACGGGTGGTGATTTCACGTCCAAGGGTCATCTGGATACGTGAACCATCCGGCATTGTAGCATCCAGCAATGGTTTTGCAATAGATATATGTCTGCCGCATATCTGTGCAATCCTTATGGCAAAAGAATCCAGAACTTCATCGGATGGGAATTCAACGTCGCTTGGGATTGAATTGTATTCTTTATGGTAGATGTAAACAGGAGTATTAGGTCCGTCACAGGAGATGTCTTCCAGGTTCGGATCCCTCATGAGCACATCGATTTCTCCATATCCTACATAGTCACGGACAATGTGGTACATTATTCTCTCACGTTTTCTTGGTGAAATGTCAATCTTGAATTCCTGCAGGTATTTCATTACATTTTCTTTCAGATATTCCTCAGCGTTTTTGCGGGAAATTTCCTTAAGGTTCACATCAAGTGTTTCGATAAACTTCAGTTTTATAGTATCAAGTAGTTCCTGTTCCTTTTCCGTAAGAACAGGTTCGATTGCCTGATATTGATATTCATGTGACTCCGGGTTGTATGCAATTCTGACATACGCATAGAGCGGATTTATCTCATACAGTTCCACTTCCCTGTAAGGACTATCAGCAGGCATCGTGAGGTCTACTATGGACCCGTGTTCCACAACATTATAAGGTTCCATGTAGGATTTTTTCGGTGAAAACAGTTTGTTGATACGGTCAAGAATCGAAGTGCCTTTTTCCTCTTCTGCAAAAAGGTCATCTTCAATTGGTTCCTCGTTGAATATTTCGGAAATAGTACCTTTCCAGAATGAATCTCTCTCTTCTTCAATATCATCCCTGAATGATGGGATATAGACATCATCTATCTTGCTTTTCAATCCCTCGATGCTTATAGGTTCTGCATCCGGGAGGATAAGGTCTGCAAGTTCACCGATCACATCATCCTCATCAACTGCCAGAGTACTGTCAAGTTCATCTTCATGTAGATCATCATGATCCATGCTGATCCCTGGAATATTCGCATCGGATGATTCAGGCCCTTTTTCTTCTTGTTCTACGGGTACAGTGTCTGTATCAATTTCAGTCGCATTAATTTCATCAGTCATGCTGTCTTCCGGGATCATATCTTCAGCAGGTCCTTCTATAGGGATATCATCCATTAAGGCGCTATCTCCATTATTTTCTGCAGAGGATTCGGATTTCATCCCGGATTTTTTTATTTTCTGCAGGAACTCTTCAACCTCATCTGATTTCTCTGTCCGGTCATCAGAAGTATCATTTAAACTCAAAATTACCAACCCCGGTAATTGCTGTTATCCTATTTATTTTCAAATCAATCATATACGGAATTATTTCCATATTCACACCCGAATCAGTTCTTGTTTTTTGCAAGGGAGAATTTTTTTGCCTTTTTCTTCTTCTCAGGTGGTTCTGGAGATAGTTTTTCAGCTGAAACCTTGATACCTGCAATTTCAGCAGCCATACGGTTGAAGCTTATAGCTATCTGGGAACCCGGATATTTTATGACAACCGGAGCCTTGAATGCCAGTGAGTTCTTCATATTCTTCTCTTCCGGCATTGTTGACAATATCTTCAGACCAAGGGTTGTTCCGATCCTTTCTGCGCTGATCTCATTTTGAGTAATGCCTGTCCTGTTCAGCAATACTCCCCTGAACTGCTTACCCATATTGTCGGAAACTGCTTTGATCTTCATTGCACCGGCAAGTGATACTATATCGGGATTAACAAGCTGGATTATCTCGTCTGCAAGGGATATTGCTAATAGTGAATTTTTATTTATCCCTGTAGGAGAATCCAGTATAATGTAATCGTATTTTTCTTTGACACTTTCAACGATGTCGCCGATGACTTCCGTATTCGCGTTTACAAAACCCTGAAGTGATATGCTTCCCGGAAGAATATGCATGTTATTGGGTCCATCATAAATGGCACTTTTAAGTTCCGCACTGCCTGCAAGCACTTCATGAATGCTTGCTTTTGAGGTTTCAAGTCCTAACATCAGCCCTATAGCGGGCATTCCGATATCAACATCGACGATGAGGGTCTTTTTTGCAAACCCCGCCAGAGCGGCACCAAGATTTATAGCAGCAGTGCTTGTGCCTGCACCCCCCTTCCCAGAGACGATTGTGAAAATTATTGCTGTCATAAAATGCCTCGATTGATGATCGCAATTGACTGTACCTCTCAAATGGCGATCGATCAGGTGAATTATAATGTTGTATAATCATCACTAAATATAACTCATAAATATAAATACATGTCTATATTATTTGGCTGTTAAAATATCCGCAGAACAAGAATTTATAGCATCATGACGCTTTTTCACACATGATGCAACCTGATGAAAAGGACATTAAGCTCTTCCTCTATCATGCAAAACAGTGCGATCCCAAAAAATGCACCGGCAAGAAAATGGCGAAGTTCGGACTTGCAACTCTTTCTGAGAAAATAGAACGAATTCCTGCAAGGTCAATTTTGCTGGACCCCATGGCCGACAAAGCCCTGGCGCCGGAAGATAGTGCAAAAAAAGGCATAACTGTGCTTGATTGTTCCTGGGAGGAGGTAGAAAGGGTATTCCCGCAGCTCCTCAGGATGAGACTTGAACACCGTGCACTGCCATATCTTGTGGCTGCAAA is a genomic window containing:
- a CDS encoding FumA C-terminus/TtdB family hydratase beta subunit is translated as MEYRLSTPLEKEDIDKLKAGDIVYLSGTMYTARDEAHARILEMAAEDKELPFDLEGAVIYHCGPLMRENENGWEVVAAGPTTSARMSKMTPEVLNVHYVRAFVGKGGMDNVTESMNGKSVYLAFTGGCAALAAMSIEKVNKVHWLDLGMPEAVWELKVENFGPLVVGIDSHGSDLFTDVRKKALEAYSKIE
- a CDS encoding type II secretion system F family protein, producing the protein MEIKEIFGSDARSRDSLTEEELSELEDSLIDTRIEESKKNVIIREFIKNPVLTLSYYPEYTFILSVPVGLVFLFAGLMLTWGTPIIDDVIIFSVLISITPPAITFHKKYKRTDTIEEYLPTFLRDISEMSRAGLTLPRAVNTVAKGEYGALTKEVQVMDASMSWGVSFEEALRNFAKRVSTPIIVRSVSLITQASKAGGRVASVLEAAARDAREVKLLERERRGNMMVYVVISYMSFFVFLFVIGMLTSTFVPTMAEAGKAAQSAGAGSQFIGAFDPAKYTRLMMHTGVIQGFMSGLVAGQMGEGSVFQGLKHSIILTLVAWMVFTFVI
- a CDS encoding type II secretion system F family protein, translating into MANPYFIFAYNLFGKYYEKKRIDYFGLRHDLLKNRADMAYDVYMSGALLSSILCALSALLGVSFLFLALGVPEVKPTRIMLPGWMAPYLQYKSIVLGVFFGILLTAVVFLIVYKLFVLYPSIMAGDRKRRIDSMLPYAVNYMSAMSGAGVLPVDLFRSLANNDIYGEMAVECRYLVRDLEILGYDLVTAMKNLSVTTPSTALQDFLQGAITVVTSGGQLEPYFQIKTEQFILENRQNQKEFLETLGLLGETYVTAFVAGPLFLVVVISIMSIMGNAQLIFLYVIIYALIPIGSIMYVVLISTLTPEA
- a CDS encoding type II/IV secretion system ATPase subunit, which codes for MSLNDTSDDRTEKSDEVEEFLQKIKKSGMKSESSAENNGDSALMDDIPIEGPAEDMIPEDSMTDEINATEIDTDTVPVEQEEKGPESSDANIPGISMDHDDLHEDELDSTLAVDEDDVIGELADLILPDAEPISIEGLKSKIDDVYIPSFRDDIEEERDSFWKGTISEIFNEEPIEDDLFAEEEKGTSILDRINKLFSPKKSYMEPYNVVEHGSIVDLTMPADSPYREVELYEINPLYAYVRIAYNPESHEYQYQAIEPVLTEKEQELLDTIKLKFIETLDVNLKEISRKNAEEYLKENVMKYLQEFKIDISPRKRERIMYHIVRDYVGYGEIDVLMRDPNLEDISCDGPNTPVYIYHKEYNSIPSDVEFPSDEVLDSFAIRIAQICGRHISIAKPLLDATMPDGSRIQMTLGREITTRGSTFTIRRFKDNPITPANLIEFHTFSTAMMAYMWLAVDSSKSLVFAGGTASGKTTAMNAVSLFIQPEMKIVSIEDTRELNLSHPNWIPGVTRQAFAGEDKGSIEMYELLRASLRQRPEYILVGEVRGAEAYVLFQAMSTGHTTFSTMHADSVQSVVHRLENPPINVPRIMIQALDLVAIQVQVKVGDERVRRCKSLTEIVGVDPRTGELLTNDVFVWDAARDMFQYSGRSYIIESVMENRGWTEERVRDELKQRQDILEWARDKSITHFRDFAKIVVGYNREPEMIMKLVRQELYG
- the minD gene encoding cell division ATPase MinD is translated as MTAIIFTIVSGKGGAGTSTAAINLGAALAGFAKKTLIVDVDIGMPAIGLMLGLETSKASIHEVLAGSAELKSAIYDGPNNMHILPGSISLQGFVNANTEVIGDIVESVKEKYDYIILDSPTGINKNSLLAISLADEIIQLVNPDIVSLAGAMKIKAVSDNMGKQFRGVLLNRTGITQNEISAERIGTTLGLKILSTMPEEKNMKNSLAFKAPVVIKYPGSQIAISFNRMAAEIAGIKVSAEKLSPEPPEKKKKAKKFSLAKNKN
- a CDS encoding DUF367 family protein, whose protein sequence is MMQPDEKDIKLFLYHAKQCDPKKCTGKKMAKFGLATLSEKIERIPARSILLDPMADKALAPEDSAKKGITVLDCSWEEVERVFPQLLRMRLEHRALPYLVAANPVNFGRPFKLTSVEAFAASLYILGNKQQAEKIMSKFNWGHTFLELNHEPLEEYSQAKDSKDVLRIQSEYM